A part of Aegilops tauschii subsp. strangulata cultivar AL8/78 chromosome 2, Aet v6.0, whole genome shotgun sequence genomic DNA contains:
- the LOC109747371 gene encoding putative inorganic phosphate transporter 1-13: MPWRQPTQALMARKQLKVLHALDIATTQVYHFTAIAIAGMGFFTDAYDLFSISLVTDLLGRIYYTDGVLPVGVSALVNGVALCGTVVGQLFFGWLGDKVGRRHIYGVTLKLMVICSIASGLSFHRSRKSVITTLCFFRFWLGFGIGGDYPLSATIMAEYANKKTRGAFIAAVFAMQGLGNLAAGIVAIIVSQSFKHAPGYDHDPHWHADYVWRIILMVGAIPAILTYYWRMRMPETARFTALIAKDIKKASSNMALVLNIDIVAEIEEADVFNREHEFGFFTMEFVHRHGLHLLSTMICWFMLDMSFYLLNLFMKNIFTEVRFIKDASTMSPLDQTYNIARTQALITVIGTLPGFFFAVKFMDRIGRIKMQIVGFIMMSVFMLGLAIPQVLSKTIWYSRYGNIYFIVIYSAIMFFTDFGPNSTTFILPAEIFPARMRSTCHGIAGAGGKGGAITGVLWFLYANKGLPIILFVLVGCNIIGLVFTLILPETKKRSLEEVTGERGNDEDQGGFSLVRTPLFTI, from the exons ATGCCATGGCGGCAGCCAACACAGGCATTGATGGCACGGAAGCAGCTCAAGGTGCTCCATGCCCTCGACATTGCGACGACGCAGGTGTACCACTTCACCGCCATCGCAATCGCCGGCATGGGCTTCTTCACTGATGCCTACGACCTCTTCTCCATTTCCCTCGTCACCGACCTCCTCGGCCGCATTTACTACACGGACGGTGTCCTCCCTGTCGGCGTCTCGGCGCTTGTCAACGGTGTTGCACTATGCGGCACGGTGGTCGGGCAGCTCTTCTTCGGATGGCTCGGCGACAAGGTGGGCCGGCGGCACATCTATGGTGTCACCCTGAAGCTCATGGTCATCTGCTCCATCGCCTCCGGCCTCTCCTTCCACCGTTCACGCAAGAGCGTCATTACCACGCTCTGTTTTTTTCGTTTTTGGCTTGGCTTTGGCATCGGTGGCGACTATCCACTCTCCGCTACGATCATGGCGGAGTACGCAAATAAGAAGACTCGTGGCGCCTTCATTGCCGCTGTATTCGCCATGCAG GGTCTAGGAAATCTTGCTGCTGGAATAGTTGCCATAATCGTCTCACAGTCATTCAAGCATGCACCAGGATATGACCATGACCCACACTGGCACGCTGACTATGTGTGGCGTATAATTCTCATGGTAGGCGCCATCCCTGCTATCCTGACTTATTATTGGCGCATGAGGATGCCCGAGACGGCACGCTTTACGGCGCTCATAGCTAAGGACATCAAGAAAGCTTCTTCAAACATGGCCTTGGTCCTTAACATCGACATCGTGGCTGAAATAGAAGAGGCTGATGTGTTCAACAGAGAGCATGAGTTTGGTTTCTTCACCATGGAGTTCGTCCATCGACATGGCCTCCACCTCCTTAGCACCATGATCTGTTGGTTTATGCTTGACATGTCATTTTACCTGCTCAACCTGTTCATGAAGAACATCTTTACCGAAGTTCGATTCATCAAAGATGCAAGCACAATGAGCCCGCTTGACCAAACATACAACATAGCAAGAACCCAAGCTCTCATTACCGTCATTGGCAcgttgccgggcttcttctttgCAGTCAAGTTCATGGACAGAATTGGTCGAATCAAGATGCAAATTGTAGGATTCATTATGATGAGCGTCTTCATGCTCGGGCTTGCTATTCCACAAGTGTTATCGAAAACGATATGGTATTCTCGCTACGGGAACATCTACTTCATTGTCATTTACTCGGCAATAATGTTCTTCACTGACTTCGGCCCCAACTCGACCACTTTCATCCTTCCAGCAGAGATCTTCCCAGCACGTATGCGGTCAACATGCCACGGCATAGCCGGTGCTGGCGGGAAGGGTGGTGCTATCACTGGTGTGCTTTGGTTCCTATATGCCAATAAAGGTCTCCCAATTATTCTCTTCGTGCTAGTTGGTTGCAACATAATTGGCTTGGTGTTCACGCTCATCTTACCAGAAACCAAAAAGAGGTCCCTTGAAGAGGTCACTGGTGAAAGAGGAAATGATGAGGACCAGGGAGGTTTTTCTCTTGTGAGAACACCTCTATTTACTATATAG